The Podospora pseudopauciseta strain CBS 411.78 chromosome 2 map unlocalized CBS411.78m_2, whole genome shotgun sequence genome has a window encoding:
- a CDS encoding uncharacterized protein (COG:S; EggNog:ENOG503P2ET), which produces MGSPVSIGDIIAMSKISWKIAQAFTNGRKSAPIEFREVENQLYSLSSALSAFKDACGDDIAAVSIESSSLPNRFQDKEQHEGLQSVDWLLNSCNETLRHLEKLIDKYSALATGSGRDNPEPRFRRWSDTLLRNYKKIAWTTEAGDIATLRSQLLVHTNSLHLVLGTIVNSRTSRIEGSLATNTQMLTEIHSWWTQNLKDATTSTTESQSLSNSSSKTIGSIKFQVSLAVDNAQKLICPRSYYQEDLNHWTSQLLLCGCDKAADHPKLRDIGLSPITFPFKHGGKNRSWVLYKVLERSTNRLVSVNISDVAVEHIREFQESFIDRLAEATARSMLQQGMSNMLAHPVPDNTGIRTLYTQSEDITKSILKLRHDTVMKLIEGDARIVLDEIDCYGFVDDNQVNKLTRAEVSFQMISFEAAKALYQNIEDMRRELFIQSLSSPRRDEIVALRLQVAQVQTEVVLIQNAELLITRDREGKQRLIIVSENKCTILNQALPDDCFTAVRKSPNFSAPTWLVQMKSDGNQQVFHYPKGFRMLRFHDNNATRMFQLGREALSQSEGKANLPIRNRPDESGGQIELDRSV; this is translated from the exons ATGGGGTCGCCAGTTTCAATTGGCGATATCATCGCCATGTCCAAGATCTCTTGGAAGATTGCCCAAGCCTTCACCAACGGACGCAAGTCTGCGCCCATCGAATTTCGCGAGGTTGAGAACCAGCTCTACTCCCTCAGCTCGGCCCTATCAGCTTTCAAAGATGCATGTGGTGATGACATCGCTGCAGTCTCCATCGAGTCTTCGTCACTTCCCAACCGATTTCAAGACAAAGAACAACACGAAGGTCTGCAGAGTGTGGATTGGCTGCTGAACAGCTGCAATGAGACGCTGAGGCatctcgagaagctcatcgACAAGTACAGTGCTCTTGCAACCGGCTCAGGTCGGGACAATCCAGAGCCACGCTTTCGACGGTGGAGTGACACTTTGCTCAGGAACTACAAGAAAATTGCTTGGACAACCGAGGCCGGCGACATTGCAACCCTACGAAGTCAGCTCCTGGTTCATACCAACAGCTTGCACTTGGTTTTGGGGACCATCGTAAA CTCCCGTACTTCCAGAATTGAGGGAAGTCTCGCAACAAACACACAGATGCTCACAGAAATTCATTCTTGGTGGACCCAAAATCTCAAAGATGCCACCACTTCTACCACCGAGAGCCAGTCCCTATCGAACAGTTCATCAAAGACCATCGGCTCAATTAAATTTCAGGTATCGCTTGCTGTGGATAACGCACAAAAGCTCATCTGTCCTCGATCATATTACCAGGAGGACTTAAACCATTGGACATCTCAACTGTTATTGTGTGGCTGTGATAAGGCTGCCGACCACCCCAAGCTCAGAGACATTGGACTGTCACCCATAACTTTCCCCTTTAAACATGGTGGGAAGAATAGGTCATGGGTGCTCTACAAAGTTTTGGAAAGGTCGACGAACCGTCTGGTATCTGTAAATATCAGTGATGTTGCAGTTGAAC ATATCCGCGAGTTTCAAGAATCATTCATCGATCGTCTTGCTGAAGCCACTGCGAGATCAATGCTGCAGCAAGGCATGAGCAATATGCTTGCTCACCCAGTACCTGATAACACAGGGATTCGGACTTTGTACACGCAAAG TGAAGATATCACGAAAAGCATTCTCAAAC TACGTCATGACACGGTAATGAAATTGATCGAAGGAGATGCAAGGATTGTGTTGGACGAAATTGACTGCTATGGCTTTGTTGATGACAACCAGGTCAACAAGCTGACCAGAGCAGAGGTTTCATTCCAAATGATTTCCTTCGAAG CTGCCAAAGCACTCTACCAGAATATCGAAGACATGAGAAGGGAACTATTTATCCAGTCTCTAAGCTCCCCTAGGCGAGACGAGATTGTAGCACTACGGCT CCAAGTTGCGCAGGTCCAGACTGAAGTGGTCTTGATACAGAACGCAGAGCTCTTGATCACCCGAGATAGAGAGGGGAAACAGAGACTGATTATTGTCAGCGAGAACAAGTGCACAATACTCAACCAAGCCC TACCTGATGATTGCTTCACCGCGGTTCGGAAAAGTCCCAATTTCAGCGCCCCAACATGGCTTGTTCAGATGAAAAGTGATGGAAATCAACAAGTATTTCACTACCCGAAGGGATTTCGAATGCTCAGGTTTCATGACAATAATG CTACAAGAATGTTTCAACTGGGGCGCGAGGCACTCTCTCAGAGCGAGGGAAAAGCGAATTTACCCATTAGGAATCGACCTGATGAAAGTGGGGGCCAGATTGAACTTGACCGCAGTGTGTGA
- a CDS encoding uncharacterized protein (EggNog:ENOG503PYE8), producing the protein MFTTKKHKTTKPQPQPQPQQVAIQDGQVIGVLIRRTSTWKKLKTTTTKAVKVVTPNKRTAAPPPGRESLRRAKPTGENQSFYRSSYLALNPQRQWDLYIAGLAPQGVPAPRGPPPPQKGVTPRQFKTVNVMYLTKPSPSGVQAGTISYLPDAFEVAKGKKKIVKNPNPDALPAFPTPGQGKVVVRPVKQGQGQQQQQKVRVSTQAQGRPVQQAVRVQQQPQLRVRVQVQQQQQQQQYVQVAVPVTQVQRPQTQQFVAVPVGQVQQQVVRPVSQVVQRPVQQQQRQQRPQTQFVTVPVQHVQRPQQQQQQFVVLQTVAQPQPQQQVVMIPAVNTQPVRQQVRTGGMRVPGQSVVTVRA; encoded by the exons AtgttcaccaccaaaaaacacaaaaccaccaaaccacaaccccaacctcaaccacagCAAGTTGCAATCCAAGATGGACAAGTAATCG GCGTTCTCATCCGCCGAACATCCACCTGGAAAAAActcaaaaccaccaccaccaaagccgtCAAAGTCGTCACCCCCAACAAACGCACCgccgctccccctccaggCCGCGAGTCCCTCCGTCGCGCCAAACCCACAGGCGAAAACCAATCCTTCTACCGATCCTCCTACCTcgccctcaacccccaacGCCAATGGGACCTCTACATCGCCGGCCTCGCCCCGCAAGGCGTCCCCGCTCCTCGtggtccaccacctccccagaaGGGGGTGACGCCGAGACAGTTCAAAACAGTAAATGTGATGTACTTGACCAAACCCAGCCCTAGCGGGGTGCAAGCAGGCACGATAAGCTACCTGCCTGACGCGTTTGAGGTTGCAAAGGGCAAGAAAAAGATCGTCAAAAATCCGAACCCGGATGCCTTGCCTGCTTTTCCCACGCCGGGGCAGGGGAAGGTTGTTGTGAGGCCTGTTAAACAGGGTCAggggcagcaacaacagcagaagGTGAGGGTTAGTACTCAGGCGCAGGGCAGGCCGGTGCAGCAGGCTGTTAGGGTTCAGCAACAGCCTCAGCTACGGGTGAGGGTGcaggtgcagcagcagcagcagcagcagcagtacgTCCAAGTTGCGGTGCCAGTTACCCAGGTTCAGAGGCCGCAGACGCAGCAGTTCGTTGCTGTGCCGGTTGGTCAAGTACAGCAGCAGGTTGTGAGGCCGGTTAGCCAGGTTGTTCAACGGCCtgttcagcagcagcagaggcagCAGAGGCCGCAAACACAGTTTGTTACTGTGCCTGTTCAGCACGTGCAGAggccacaacagcagcagcagcagtttgTTGTTTTACAAACTGTAGCTCAGCCgcagcctcagcagcaggTTGTGATGATTCCGGCTGTTAATACTCAGCCGGTGAGACAGCAGGTGAGGACTGGTGGAATGAGAGTGCCTGGGCAGAGTGTAGTTACTGTGAGGGCTTGA
- a CDS encoding uncharacterized protein (EggNog:ENOG503P91C; COG:S): MAPISLLTMALMPLLALAMPTAIPATTSAVDVPGNVLVCTGENYMGECQTVQFNIEYPGECLPIPEPFKNDVGSFKPDRGAICRLFAADRPDCTGSGLSILYYPGQADLLTDNGEYIAGHEATYWRCQTCTGCT, encoded by the coding sequence ATGGCTCCTATCTCTCTTCTCACCATGGCGCTCATGCCTCTGCTCGCCCTTGCCATGCCCACAGCTATCCCCGCAACAACGTCCGCAGTCGACGTACCCGGCAACGTTTTAGTCTGTACTGGCGAAAATTACATGGGAGAATGCCAAACCGTTCAGTTTAATATCGAATATCCTGGCGAATGCCTGCCTATTCCGGAGCCGTTCAAGAACGACGTGGGGTCATTCAAACCAGACCGTGGTGCCATCTGCCGTCTTTTCGCCGCCGATCGGCCAGATTGCACAGGCTCAGGTCTCTCGATCTTGTATTACCCTGGTCAGGCGGATCTTCTGACGGACAATGGAGAATATATTGCCGGGCATGAGGCGACCTATTGGAGGTGCCAGACGTGCACTGGCTGCACCTAA